ggctcaatcccaggacctggagatcgtgacctgagccgaaagcagacacttaactgactgagccgtccaggagcccctcttttttttttttttttatttaaaaaattttttttaaagattttatttatttgtcagagagagagagagattgagattgagcaagcaggcggagcagcaggcagagggagagggagaagcaggttccccgcccAGCctggaagcctgatgtgggactggatcccagggccctgggatcatgacctgagtggaaggtagacacttaactgactgagccacccaggtgtccctagaatctacttgaaagaaaaaaaaaaaaagattctgtgtAAGGCTCTGTCTCGGGTTCTGGCTCTGTCTCACagcttttatttctgtctctgtgttcatGACTCTGAATTTTTGTTCATGAGTTCTCCCccgttcttttcttttttttttcctttcacatgttgtactgttttgtattttgttctttctttagctttttttaaCTTAGCATCTTTATCATGTTACCGTGTTATCATGTTGTATAATTGTTGCTTTGTTGTGTAATCATCACCGCACGGTCCATTTCTTTCTATGTCAGacttttaaatgttactttttattacAAAGACGCAGGTTTTACTtacagggaaaaataataaaaacgtagataaaaaatgaaaaaacgtCTGTATTCAGAGACAGTCATGTCTTAGTGTACGTCCTAAACAGAGCTCTTCCTATAACgctcattttatttatccttagGGAGAGGggatattattattttccccccctctctttaccttcctttttctcttaaaacaatATGGTGATGTCTCTCAAGGTTGTGCTTGTCTGTCCTAGTCCTCATTGTGACACAGTCTGTCGTATGGCAGATCACACCACAATTTagtttcttttgttaatgtttgGGGTCTGTTTGCAGTATTTTATATTAAGACCTTTCCCTGgtcaaacatttatatatatgtatatatatatgtttttaaagattttattttatttatttgacagcaagagagacagccagtgagagagggaacacaagcagggagagtgggagaggaagaagcaggctcccagcagaagagcctgacgtggggctcgatcccagaactctgggatcacgccctgagctgaaggcagacacttaacggctgagccacccaggcgccccgaacatttttatattttaacacacattcttctttgtcttttttttttttttaaagtaagcttcaTGCCTAGCATAGAACCCattgtggggtttgaactcacaatcctgagatcaagacgtgagttgagatcaggagtcagactctaaccaactgagccacccaggcacccccctttttGTCACTTTTTATCCTGATTCagtttcagacttacagaaaagttgctaGTACAAAGAACTCCTTACGAGACTCACCAGTTCTTAATGATGTGACTTTCTCTTGCTCTATATgcatgttgtttttatttccaaaccATTTGAGAGTAGGTTGCATACATTATGcccttttgctttttaatgctTCAGTGTATGTATTTCTTAAGAGCAAGGATATTCTCTTACGGTATACTTATCAAATTCAggaaatataacattatatataacttttttttttttaaagatttttatttatttatttgacagagatagagacagccagcgagagagagggaacacaagcagggggagtgggagaggaagaagcaggctcatagcggaggagtctgctgcggggctcgatcccataacgctgggatcacgccctgagccgaaggcagacgcttaaccgctgtgccactgaggtgcccctatatataacattttagattttaatctACAGTCAGTGCCTAATAATGTCCATTACAGCaaaatttctttctgaaacagaaagaaacacgCATGTCACATAGGAAGCAGGATTACTAAGTGCCATCAAATTTTGAATAATTGtttgtagaaaaaaatgattagatTTGAGTCTGTAGTGGTAAATACTGTGAAATgtttagtttgtttcttcttgtaTTTATAGTGCCCTACTGGAATTCTCTAAAAATGTGGCTTTTGGcagtaaattcttatttttcatgccATGAGATTCTTTCAGACTTTCATATGGGCCTGAGTCCTCAGTTCACACTGACTTAGTTCCTCTTGAATTTCAGGCCTTTGACTCTGACCCTAGCGTATTGTTAGAGTAAGCATGCACTCAGTACTAGAGGTGGTGATgacgattttctttttttgtaacctccttccttcttccctttttgtttAACCTTTATTTTAATCTCTGTATTGTCCTGAAGATAGATACCTTTATTGTCTACTCACAATGTATTGCTCATTCAAGTGGCAATAACAGTAATGTCTTTAATTACCATGTTTTGATAGCTACCCTAaattcttgtgttctctctcagtactggcaaaaatttttttttcactggcATGCAGAATATTTaactctccttttcccttcctttaaaaattttttattgtggtaaaatacatataatacataatttatcattttaaccagttttaagtgtacagttcagtggcactaagtacttaactgttcttttaaaacatagGATTGCtgtagctcatttttaaaattggagtgTTAAACCCTGTCCTGGcaactcctcccctcccctcatggTTATGGAAGTATGTatagatactttaaaaaactttttatctgGAAATAATTTTCAAGCCTACAGAACAGTTGGGAGAATTGTACCAGGAGCCTCCAAACACCCTGTAACAAGATTTACCAATTAGCATTTTGCCctatttgctttattattgtcTTTCAATATAATATGCACACGAATTGTTTTTCCCTGAGCTGTTTGAGAGTAAGTTGACAGCATAGCCATTTAGtcttgaataaatacatatttcttaagaACGGAGACATTCTTGTGTAACAGTAAACAACTTACGGAAATTTAACATCGATACAGAACTTGAATCCAGCATCTCTGTTCCAGCTTTGTCAGCTGAGCTGAGTCCAGTGTTTTCTGCTTTCAGTACAGGATCATGTATAACGTTTAGTTGTCCTGTgtttttagtctttcaatttGGATCAGttcttcagcctttttttttttttttttttttttttttttttttttttatgatttttttttatattatgttaatcaccattcAGNtctcccttttctccccttttaaaACATTCCACACTTTGGATTTGGTCTGCATTTCCTCATGATTAGGTTCCGATTATATATAGAATAGTACATTAGGGATGTGTCTTTCTCAGGATGTAAATCTAAGGGCACACGATACTCATCCGCCACTCACTGGTGATGGTCATTTTAATGACTCAGGCAAGGTGATGTCCAGTTTCTTGGCAATATAGTTCCGTTTTCCCCCTTGCAGTTTATCAGCAGTCTTTAAGACCAtacaaatattctcattttcactAGGATAATCCTCACATAGGTGTGGCATCCATTGATTCTTGCCAAGGTATTTTTTTCTAGGTGTTCTCATTTTCATATACTGGTTTTTAATGCACACGGTAACTAAGCCTGTGAATATGCTTTGGGAATCGTGACGGGCAGTGGTTTCActgagatttttgtttccttagatGGTATCACTGTTATTATTTCTTAACCAGATCTGAGTAGGATTGATTTTAACCGTTTCTGTAGCAACAACTTaactttttattacattattgtTGCGTTGCTTATGGACACAAAGATTGAAAACTACAAACTGGTAATAAACAACTAATGTATAACAATTTCATTGCTGTTTTCAGGGattgaaatattaaatagaattAGCTGAGTAAGAATGTTCATCAAGTATTATATTACAAAAGCCATACGTTTTATTAGACGAGTAAGTTGCTTTTTCAGTAATGGTCAGCATGCTCTTAGCTGCTTGCTTAATCTGTTGACTGACTTGTGATTTTGATGCTGTGAGGACACCAAGATTCAGTTGCTgactttccagtttttttcctccAGGGCAAGAAGATTATGACAGATTACGACCGCTGAGTTATCCACAAACAGATGTATTTCTAGTCTGTTTTTCAGTGGTCTCTCCATCCTCATTtgaaaatgtgaaggaaaaggtGAGTTGATCAGATACTCTTGCCCTGAGAAAGGTGGTCACAGAACTTCTGTTGAGTTGTTGTAAAAAGCTTTAGAGGCTTGTGGATTAAttcagatgtattttttaaaatacttcttctCTAGTGGGTGCCTGAGATAACTCACCATTGTCCAAAGACTCCTTTCTTGCTTGTTGGGACCCAAATTGATCTCCGAGATGACCCCTCTACGATTGAGAAACTTGCCAAGAACAAACAGAAGCCTATCACTCCAGAGACTGCTGAAAAGCTGGCCCGTGACCTGAAGGCGGTCAAGTATGTGGAGTGTTCTGCACTCACACAGGTGAGGACCATGTAACCCCTTGTTTATTTACAGTTGGGTAGTTTCTTAAGAGTATTAGGGTTCgggggttattttttttttttttttttaaagattttatttatttattcgacagagaaagagacagccagcgagagggaacacaagcaggggagtgggagaggaagaagcaggcccatagcggaggagcctgatgtggggctcgaacccgtaacgccgggatcacgccctgagccgaaggcaggcgcttaaccgcttcGGGGGTTATTTTTAACAGTGGTCTGCAGTGCACAAGAAAGCTGCTTGGGAAGACTAGGGCCAGCttcatattatatattcttttgctAGAGGTTCTGTGTTTATGGAGACAATTATTAAGCTCTGAGTAAAACTCTTGCGTTGGTGAGCTCCCATATTGTACTGACCCATTTGTAGTGGTTAGGGAttgtgttaaaaaatttttatgggaGGGTTCTAGATTAGCACTAATTCACAAGAGAATATGTGAATGATCCCCCCTAGACACTTTTTATCTAAATGTATCTGATCTTTTCCTGTCAATTCTGACCCCTCATGCTACAATTCAGCTGTCACAGGGAATTAGAGTAATTGAGACTTTATGTCAGAGAAAGCTGCCTTTGCTGTTTCTCAAGCGTGCTTTATAAAAGAGCATCAGTTCTTGTGTTTTTAGAGACATTCCTTCCTCATGTGGtcctctctgtccttctgtcctttcCTGAATAATTTAATTGGAGCTCTTCTAGTTTGATGGGAAACATCAGATTTTGAGGATAGGGAACAGTGTCCGAATATTTAGAGTGGGAGCTATAACTGACCTATGTGGTTTCATCTTTTCCACCCTCATGGTTTTACTGGCTGATTCTTCCCTTTGAGTACTGTTCTGGGGGCAAAGggaaaaattatggaaatagcacagaattattttattctattggtACTGGCGCTCTGAAGTTTGAACATTGAGCAAACATGTCTAATTAAAACAGGGCGGGGCTAAAGAGATTTCTTATAATTACGttaaatccatttatatttatcatgCTTACTTGTTTAGGTAATTGctctttttattaagttttttaaaaaacactattagATTCTTGATTATATGTATACTAAGGCAGATGGCATATATAATTAACCTATTATGCATGTACTAGGTGCTTAGTATGTATGGCCTAGACATAATTTAATAATCTCCAGTTCAGTGCTAGGTTGgagatttaaagataaaatttttatgcTTAGCTGGGTATTCCACAGGATAATTTACAGGTCTAAAATCATTCTCCCAAACCCAGTTTTCCTTGGCAGTTCAGTTCTGTTATAAAAGCAGATATTTTAAAGTTCAGAAGATTTTATATCCTCTCACACACAGCACTgactgagattaaaaaaaaaatgcctgatgCGTCTGTGTTTTGATACCATCATCAGAAAAGtgagagaggggtgtgtgtgtgtgtgtgtgttggggaaggaTATATGTGGAATACATGCGTCAGATGATAACTAACTCTCTCTGCATCCTTCGCATACCCCTCTCCTCCAAGTATGGGTTGCTTTTGGGGGGAAGTGGAAGCAAATAGACCATGTGGACCCAATTCTAGGTCACTGGTGAAGTTTAAAGAATTGGATGCTCCCATTCAAGATTTTTTGCAGTATGAACAGGTTTATACAGTAAGTCACTTTGTAGACAGTAGGAATTCGAAAAGGTCTTAGCAACTACATTTTTCTTACCAGATTTTGATGTTTGGAGAAGTCAAAAGAGAAGATAGAAAATGGGGTGTCTGGTTGTGTTTGGGAGATAGAACTTTCAGAATTCCACATTCTGTTTGTCGATTCTTCTAAAACTGAACTTTTTATATAATCAGATACTGTGAGTAAAGCAAAGATTGGTTTTATAGAGGATTAGTTATCTTGGTCAATAAGGAAGAAAGGGTTTGCTTTTTATGAGGGGGTGCCCTAATTTCTCATGGTcatcctcttttttcccttataaaatgCATTTCCCTTTTcaccctccccttttccttttatatttgaCTACCAGTTTGCTCCGAGATGTATAGAAAGAATTTTATAGGAACTTTACTTTTGTTTAACGTTTTCTGCTTTGTAAAAGACTTAGAAGAAAACTTCTTAacctctttgcttctttttaagtacttaatgttatttctcatttattttgtacCGCATGGGATGGGTGGGTGCCAGTCTTCTGGGTTGCCTAGGGTTGGGGTGGGAATACCTGGGGTAGTCTGGGTCTGGTACTTGTTACTGGAGCTGTGTTCTGGGACTTATGGGAGATTTTTACTTGGGATCAAACTGACTTAAAGAACACGTGACTTGGGTGGTAAACTGTGGCTTCAGATTTAGGTGAGTTTAGGTGAGTCTTTAGACCTGGGCCCAAGGTACCAGTGCTGCTGAGTCACACTGTCACGTTGGAGTTCTGCCTGAGGTGTAAGTGTATTTCTGCATCTTAATCCCTGTAGATCTGAGaatattctttgttttcactCCATGCTTTATGCTCTGATATCCATGAAGACATCTTAAATCATTGGACTGCTTGCTAAAACTCATTCTAGTACCCCATTCTTTGTTTTCCTATGACTTGGGTGGTGGTTACTT
This window of the Ailuropoda melanoleuca isolate Jingjing chromosome 2, ASM200744v2, whole genome shotgun sequence genome carries:
- the CDC42 gene encoding cell division control protein 42 homolog isoform X1 — translated: MQTIKCVVVGDGAVGKTCLLISYTTNKFPSEYVPTVFDNYAVTVMIGGEPYTLGLFDTAGQEDYDRLRPLSYPQTDVFLVCFSVVSPSSFENVKEKWVPEITHHCPKTPFLLVGTQIDLRDDPSTIEKLAKNKQKPITPETAEKLARDLKAVKYVECSALTQKGLKNVFDEAILAALEPPEPKKSRRCVLL
- the CDC42 gene encoding cell division control protein 42 homolog isoform X2, encoding MQTIKCVVVGDGAVGKTCLLISYTTNKFPSEYVPTVFDNYAVTVMIGGEPYTLGLFDTAGQEDYDRLRPLSYPQTDVFLVCFSVVSPSSFENVKEKWVPEITHHCPKTPFLLVGTQIDLRDDPSTIEKLAKNKQKPITPETAEKLARDLKAVKYVECSALTQRGLKNVFDEAILAALEPPETQPKRKCCIF